From the genome of Carassius auratus strain Wakin unplaced genomic scaffold, ASM336829v1 scaf_tig00009534, whole genome shotgun sequence, one region includes:
- the LOC113072575 gene encoding lactoylglutathione lyase-like isoform X1, which yields MTDHGLTNEAAAAACKEGNPITKDFMMQQTMLRVKDPVKSLDFYTRILGMTLLQKFDFPSMRFSQYFLGYEDKKEIPSDVKEKTAWTYSRRATIELTHNWGAETDDSQSYHNGNSDPRGFGHIGIAVPDVYAACKLFEENGVTFVKKPDDGKMKGLAFIQDPDGYWIEILSPNNMVSITS from the exons ATGACCGACCACGGACTGACGAATGAAGCGGCTGCCGCTGCGTGTAAAGAAGGAAACCCCATCACTAAA GACTTCATGATGCAGCAGACGATGCTGCGGGTCAAGGATCCGGTCAAATCCCTTGATTTCTACACACGCATACTAGGAATGAC GCTGTTACAGAAGTTTGACTTCCCCTCCATGCGATTCTCCCAGTATTTTCTGGGTTATGAGGATAAGAAAGAGATTCCTTCAGATGTGAAGGAGAAGACAGCCTGGACGTACTCCCGTCGAGCCACTATAGAGCTCacaca TAACTGGGGCGCGGAGACAGATGACAGCCAGTCTTACCACAACGGCAACTCAGACCCAAGAGGCTTTG GCCATATTGGAATTGCTGTACCGGATGTCTATGCTGCCTGCAAGCTGTTTGAAGAGAATGGAGTGACCTTTGTAAAAAAGCCAGATGATG GTAAAATGAAGGGCCTGGCCTTTATTCAGGATCCTGATGGTTACTGGATTGAGATTCTCAGCCCCAACAACATGGTGTCCATCACTTCTTAA
- the LOC113072575 gene encoding lactoylglutathione lyase-like isoform X2, whose translation MMQQTMLRVKDPVKSLDFYTRILGMTLLQKFDFPSMRFSQYFLGYEDKKEIPSDVKEKTAWTYSRRATIELTHNWGAETDDSQSYHNGNSDPRGFGHIGIAVPDVYAACKLFEENGVTFVKKPDDGKMKGLAFIQDPDGYWIEILSPNNMVSITS comes from the exons ATGATGCAGCAGACGATGCTGCGGGTCAAGGATCCGGTCAAATCCCTTGATTTCTACACACGCATACTAGGAATGAC GCTGTTACAGAAGTTTGACTTCCCCTCCATGCGATTCTCCCAGTATTTTCTGGGTTATGAGGATAAGAAAGAGATTCCTTCAGATGTGAAGGAGAAGACAGCCTGGACGTACTCCCGTCGAGCCACTATAGAGCTCacaca TAACTGGGGCGCGGAGACAGATGACAGCCAGTCTTACCACAACGGCAACTCAGACCCAAGAGGCTTTG GCCATATTGGAATTGCTGTACCGGATGTCTATGCTGCCTGCAAGCTGTTTGAAGAGAATGGAGTGACCTTTGTAAAAAAGCCAGATGATG GTAAAATGAAGGGCCTGGCCTTTATTCAGGATCCTGATGGTTACTGGATTGAGATTCTCAGCCCCAACAACATGGTGTCCATCACTTCTTAA